In Spiroplasma litorale, a single genomic region encodes these proteins:
- a CDS encoding MurR/RpiR family transcriptional regulator, with the protein MIKNILNQINQIAKHSDNISFKIIAEFIVNNFEDLDSYTIFDVSKLTNTSASTITRFCKKLGLSGYKSLYWTIQTHKKMVELQNEAPYEEVQCLMTENIINSISGSACISKHKIEEIVKLINDAKNIFIFGVGDDSFLIHLFINWVIRLNLKTFYTNDLTCQNSFTEIISDKDIAILISYSFENKEINNIAKKINEKNINVITITNDEINPIIKNKDHVLKLPMNESVNKTLDECYFSKLYYLRVIYYKLLELNKNKVSLDKLCIN; encoded by the coding sequence ATGATAAAAAATATCTTAAATCAAATAAATCAAATAGCAAAACACTCAGACAATATTAGTTTTAAAATAATAGCAGAATTTATAGTTAATAACTTTGAAGATTTAGATAGTTACACAATTTTTGATGTATCAAAACTTACAAATACTAGTGCATCCACAATCACTAGATTTTGCAAAAAACTAGGTCTATCAGGTTATAAAAGTTTATATTGAACAATACAAACACATAAAAAAATGGTGGAATTACAAAATGAAGCTCCATATGAAGAAGTGCAATGTCTAATGACTGAAAACATCATTAACTCAATTAGTGGGTCAGCTTGTATTTCAAAACATAAAATAGAGGAAATAGTTAAATTAATTAATGATGCAAAAAATATTTTTATTTTTGGAGTTGGGGATGACTCATTTTTAATTCATTTATTTATTAATTGAGTAATTAGATTAAACTTAAAAACATTTTATACAAATGATTTAACTTGTCAAAACTCTTTTACTGAAATTATTTCAGATAAAGATATTGCAATTTTAATATCTTATTCATTTGAAAATAAAGAAATTAATAATATTGCAAAAAAAATAAACGAAAAAAACATTAATGTAATAACAATAACAAACGATGAAATTAATCCAATTATTAAAAATAAAGATCATGTATTAAAACTACCAATGAATGAATCAGTAAATAAAACGCTTGATGAATGTTATTTTTCAAAACTTTATTATTTAAGAGTTATATATTATAAATTACTTGAATTAAACAAAAATAAAGTCTCTCTTGATAAATTATGCATAAACTAG
- a CDS encoding MupG family TIM beta-alpha barrel fold protein, with product MRKRHLGISVYPEHFTEEETNNYLKKCYEAGFRKVFFSILQLGDNPDKKLLEYYEKSIMYAKKLGYYTVVDINELALKLYKITDDQLAFFKTKGIDCIRLDAPFVASKVAQTTYQGMDIQINASNNDHFVTNICDFMPNKDRLFGCHNFYPLFHSGLSEDLFIKSTKKFRELDIEVSCFVGSDFGKKGPQKYDVTKLVSCENYRDLKIKNQIKLALSTNLFESIYVGNQPLSDEEIKSIKEIKFDNVFEFDLILEKSVSNYELEIINFNNHFWRGDANEFFIRSTQPRVVFKDDIKPTNLNDVYNFGDVLIINSNNKHYQKEILIVLKDNYKNFGDTVNKIGKISKEDLLLLKNIKPWNRFRFNIIG from the coding sequence ATGCGTAAAAGACATTTAGGAATTTCTGTTTATCCTGAACACTTTACAGAAGAGGAAACAAATAATTATCTAAAAAAATGCTACGAAGCTGGATTTAGAAAAGTATTTTTTTCAATTTTACAACTTGGAGACAACCCTGATAAGAAACTTTTGGAATATTATGAAAAAAGTATCATGTATGCAAAAAAACTAGGTTATTATACAGTAGTAGACATTAATGAATTAGCATTAAAACTCTATAAAATCACTGATGATCAATTAGCTTTTTTTAAAACCAAAGGTATTGATTGCATTAGATTAGATGCACCATTTGTTGCAAGTAAAGTAGCTCAAACTACTTATCAAGGTATGGATATTCAAATTAACGCAAGTAATAATGATCATTTTGTTACAAATATATGTGACTTTATGCCAAATAAAGATAGATTATTTGGTTGTCACAATTTTTATCCGCTATTTCATAGCGGTCTATCTGAAGATTTATTTATTAAATCTACTAAAAAATTTAGAGAACTCGATATTGAAGTAAGTTGTTTTGTTGGTTCTGACTTCGGTAAAAAAGGTCCTCAAAAATATGACGTCACTAAATTGGTGAGTTGTGAAAATTATAGAGATTTGAAAATTAAAAACCAAATAAAATTGGCTTTATCTACAAATCTTTTTGAATCAATTTATGTTGGAAATCAACCATTAAGTGACGAGGAAATCAAAAGCATTAAAGAAATTAAATTTGATAATGTTTTTGAATTTGACTTAATATTAGAAAAAAGCGTTTCTAATTATGAATTAGAAATTATAAATTTTAACAATCATTTTTGACGTGGAGATGCAAATGAGTTTTTTATTCGTTCCACTCAACCAAGAGTAGTTTTTAAAGATGATATAAAACCTACTAATTTAAATGATGTATACAATTTTGGAGATGTTCTTATAATCAATTCAAATAATAAACATTATCAGAAAGAGATTTTAATAGTTTTAAAAGATAACTACAAAAATTTTGGTGATACAGTTAATAAAATAGGGAAAATATCAAAAGAAGACTTACTACTCTTGAAAAATATTAAACCTTGAAATAGATTCAGATTTAATATTATTGGTTAA